Proteins encoded within one genomic window of Parolsenella massiliensis:
- the rpmG gene encoding 50S ribosomal protein L33 yields the protein MRTMVTLACTECKRRNYTTKKNKQNNPERMELKKYCPWCRKHTLHKETR from the coding sequence ATGCGTACGATGGTTACCCTCGCCTGCACCGAGTGCAAGCGCCGCAATTACACCACCAAGAAGAACAAGCAGAACAATCCTGAGCGCATGGAGCTCAAGAAGTACTGCCCGTGGTGCCGCAAGCACACGCTTCACAAGGAGACCCGCTAA
- the tuf gene encoding elongation factor Tu produces the protein MAKEKFERTKPHVNIGTIGHVDHGKTTLTAAITKVLSETEGCKADFTAFENIDKAPEERERGITISVAHVEYETASRHYAHVDCPGHADYVKNMISGAAQMDGAILVIAATDGPMAQTREHILLARQVGVPYIVVFLNKCDMVDDDELIDLVEMETRDLLSEYDFPGDDIPVIRGSALGALNGDEKWMDSVRELMKAVDEYIPTPARDNEKPFLMAIEDVMTISGRGTVATGRVERGELKLNEPVEIVGIKPTQNSVVTGIEMFRKTMDFCESGDNVGLLLRGIKREDIERGQVICKPGTVTPHSKFTAEVYVLTKEEGGRHTPFFTNYRPQFYFRTTDVTGSIVLPEGVEMAMPGDHVTIEADLIHGIAMEEGDRFAIREGGHTVGDGRIATIIE, from the coding sequence ATGGCCAAGGAGAAGTTTGAGCGCACTAAGCCGCACGTGAACATCGGCACGATTGGTCACGTTGACCACGGCAAGACCACGCTGACGGCTGCTATCACCAAGGTCCTTTCCGAGACCGAGGGCTGCAAGGCCGACTTCACCGCCTTTGAGAACATCGACAAGGCTCCCGAGGAGCGCGAGCGTGGCATCACCATCTCCGTCGCTCACGTCGAGTACGAGACGGCTTCCCGTCACTACGCCCACGTTGACTGCCCGGGCCACGCCGACTACGTCAAGAACATGATTTCCGGCGCTGCTCAGATGGACGGTGCCATCCTGGTCATCGCCGCCACCGACGGCCCCATGGCCCAGACCCGCGAGCACATCCTTCTCGCCCGTCAGGTCGGCGTGCCCTACATCGTCGTCTTCCTGAACAAGTGCGACATGGTCGACGATGACGAGCTCATCGACCTCGTCGAGATGGAGACCCGTGACCTCCTCTCCGAGTACGACTTCCCCGGCGACGACATCCCCGTCATCCGTGGTTCCGCTCTCGGCGCCCTCAACGGCGACGAGAAGTGGATGGATTCCGTCCGCGAGCTCATGAAGGCCGTCGACGAGTACATCCCGACGCCTGCTCGTGACAACGAGAAGCCGTTCCTGATGGCCATCGAGGACGTCATGACGATCTCCGGCCGTGGCACCGTTGCCACCGGTCGTGTCGAGCGCGGCGAGCTCAAGCTCAACGAGCCGGTCGAGATCGTGGGCATCAAGCCGACCCAGAACTCCGTCGTCACGGGCATCGAGATGTTCCGCAAGACCATGGACTTCTGCGAGTCCGGCGACAACGTGGGCCTGCTTCTCCGCGGCATCAAGCGCGAGGACATCGAGCGCGGCCAGGTCATCTGCAAGCCCGGCACCGTCACCCCGCACTCCAAGTTCACCGCTGAGGTCTACGTCCTCACCAAGGAGGAGGGCGGCCGTCACACGCCGTTCTTCACGAACTACCGTCCGCAGTTCTACTTCCGCACCACGGACGTCACCGGCTCCATCGTCCTCCCCGAGGGCGTCGAGATGGCCATGCCCGGCGACCACGTGACGATCGAGGCTGACCTCATCCACGGCATCGCCATGGAGGAGGGCGACCGCTTCGCCATCCGTGAGGGCGGCCACACTGTCGGCGACGGCCGTATCGCCACCATCATTGAGTAG
- a CDS encoding NYN domain-containing protein codes for MTKRSDHELLVVDGYNVIFGTPRYKRLMDEPDPRQLDHDPFDRARELLVGDVAAFAQGRYEPVIVFDAAGNVNPEHPELRRAGVRMIFSPTGVTADTVIEKLVGECRRQSREVTVVTSDNAIRATVGGIPVTRISSAMLAHEIDVLDSEREVDINDRRHGKLTVEDRLDPKTLTKLNALLGR; via the coding sequence TTGACTAAGCGCTCGGACCACGAGCTGCTCGTCGTGGACGGATACAACGTCATATTCGGGACGCCGCGCTACAAGCGCCTCATGGACGAGCCCGACCCTCGCCAGCTCGACCATGACCCGTTCGACCGCGCCAGGGAGCTGCTCGTGGGAGACGTCGCGGCGTTTGCCCAGGGCCGCTACGAGCCGGTCATCGTCTTTGACGCCGCCGGAAACGTGAATCCCGAGCACCCCGAGCTTCGCCGTGCGGGCGTTCGCATGATCTTCTCGCCCACGGGTGTCACCGCGGACACCGTGATCGAGAAGCTCGTGGGGGAGTGCCGCAGGCAGTCCCGCGAGGTCACGGTCGTCACCTCCGACAACGCGATCAGGGCAACCGTGGGAGGCATCCCCGTGACGCGCATATCGAGCGCCATGCTCGCGCACGAGATCGACGTGCTCGACTCCGAGCGAGAGGTCGACATCAACGACCGCCGCCATGGCAAGCTCACGGTGGAGGACCGGCTCGACCCCAAGACCCTCACGAAGCTCAACGCCCTGCTCGGGCGCTAG
- the rlmB gene encoding 23S rRNA (guanosine(2251)-2'-O)-methyltransferase RlmB: MARRQGAPKPSRGGSGRASSGRGSKGPQRSQGYQGKRQQDSRLQCRSGRPQQGAPRPAGRGDARRGGSKGDLIEGRRAVSEALDLGLPVMRALIQKDSGNADPALTELARRLAVDGVEVERVAKPILDSLSSHGAHQGVMLRVRPYRYASLRDVIDAAGEGNALVIVLDHVTDEGNFGAIVRTAEVVGAAGVVVAKSRAARVGVGAYKTSAGAVMHLPIAQVSNLATALDELKEHGFWAGGATEHAHDLVWDAPVSGRLALVMGSEGSGISRLVREHCDFEFKLPQRGVVESLNVAQATTAIAYEWLRRDMTGDTAAAAITDDAYETGYDLPDTSEFDFSETDLD, translated from the coding sequence ATGGCGAGAAGGCAAGGCGCCCCCAAGCCGTCCCGCGGCGGCTCGGGGCGTGCGTCGTCCGGACGCGGGAGCAAGGGACCCCAGCGCTCCCAGGGCTATCAGGGCAAAAGGCAGCAGGACTCCCGTCTGCAGTGTAGGTCCGGCAGGCCCCAGCAGGGCGCCCCGCGTCCCGCCGGGCGCGGCGACGCTCGCCGCGGCGGCTCCAAGGGCGACCTCATCGAGGGTCGCCGTGCCGTTTCCGAGGCGCTTGACCTGGGACTTCCCGTCATGCGCGCGCTCATCCAGAAGGACTCCGGTAACGCCGATCCCGCGCTCACCGAGCTTGCCCGCCGCCTCGCGGTGGATGGCGTCGAGGTCGAGCGCGTGGCCAAGCCCATCCTTGACTCGCTCTCCTCGCACGGCGCCCACCAGGGTGTCATGCTGAGGGTCCGTCCCTATCGCTACGCGTCCCTGCGAGACGTCATCGACGCGGCGGGGGAGGGCAATGCCCTGGTCATCGTGCTCGACCACGTGACCGATGAGGGCAACTTCGGAGCCATCGTCCGCACGGCCGAGGTCGTGGGCGCGGCGGGCGTCGTCGTCGCCAAGTCGCGAGCCGCACGCGTTGGCGTCGGCGCCTACAAGACGAGCGCCGGTGCCGTCATGCACCTGCCCATCGCACAGGTGTCCAATCTGGCGACCGCCCTCGATGAGCTCAAGGAGCATGGGTTCTGGGCCGGTGGAGCCACCGAGCACGCCCATGACCTCGTGTGGGACGCCCCCGTCTCGGGGCGCCTCGCGCTCGTGATGGGCTCGGAGGGCTCCGGCATCTCCCGTCTCGTGCGCGAGCACTGCGACTTCGAGTTCAAGCTCCCGCAGCGTGGCGTCGTGGAGTCGCTCAACGTCGCCCAGGCTACGACGGCCATCGCCTACGAGTGGCTTCGTCGCGACATGACGGGCGACACGGCCGCCGCCGCAATCACGGACGACGCCTACGAGACGGGCTACGACCTGCCCGACACCTCTGAGTTCGACTTCTCGGAGACCGACCTTGACTAA
- the cysS gene encoding cysteine--tRNA ligase, whose product MLVYNTQLHKKVELTPIEPGKIRMYVCGPTVYDQIHVGNGRTFLAFDVIRRYLSYKGYQVTFAQNLTDVDDKIINRANEQGRTPEEVASEFSGAFIEQMHRLGVLDPDIRPRATREIPAMIEMIQGLIDQGHAYAPGNGDVYFSVRSDPSYGTVSGRNVDDLKVGARIEANDEKRDPLDFALWKAAKPGEPMWDSPWGKGRPGWHTECSAMVHRYLGTPIDIHGGGQDLQFPHHENEYAQAVCCWHEPLANVWMHTGMLLIDGEKMSKSLGNFYTLKEVLDKYPADAVRLLMLQTHYRSPLDFSFDRLDGAVGTLERVRGTVANLRWAAESSCESSHELNDADRAFGAAVDEASSEFTRQMDDDFNTAGALAALFGLVTKANTYLDEAGANASGAVALRASDALVELLGVLGIESVRPSASELPHELVELAAAQAGYAGDDANEAADALVAARAEARAAKNWAVADAIRDGIAALGLVVEDTAAGTRIKPAKEA is encoded by the coding sequence ATGCTCGTCTACAACACCCAGCTTCACAAGAAGGTCGAGCTCACGCCCATCGAGCCCGGCAAGATCCGCATGTACGTCTGCGGTCCCACCGTCTACGACCAGATCCACGTGGGCAACGGCCGCACGTTCCTAGCGTTCGACGTCATCCGCCGCTACCTGTCCTACAAGGGCTACCAGGTGACGTTCGCCCAGAACCTCACGGACGTGGACGACAAGATCATCAACCGCGCCAACGAGCAAGGCCGCACGCCCGAGGAGGTGGCCTCGGAGTTCTCCGGCGCCTTCATCGAGCAGATGCACCGCCTGGGCGTGCTCGACCCCGACATCCGCCCGCGCGCCACGCGAGAGATCCCCGCGATGATCGAGATGATCCAGGGCCTCATCGATCAAGGCCATGCCTATGCGCCCGGCAACGGTGACGTCTACTTCTCCGTCCGCAGCGATCCCAGCTACGGCACGGTCTCGGGCAGAAACGTCGACGACCTCAAGGTGGGCGCCCGCATCGAGGCCAACGACGAGAAGCGAGACCCGCTCGACTTCGCGCTGTGGAAGGCCGCCAAGCCCGGCGAGCCCATGTGGGACTCTCCGTGGGGCAAGGGCCGTCCCGGCTGGCACACGGAGTGCTCCGCCATGGTGCACCGCTACCTCGGCACGCCCATCGACATCCACGGTGGCGGCCAGGACCTGCAGTTCCCCCACCACGAGAACGAGTACGCCCAGGCCGTCTGCTGCTGGCACGAGCCGCTCGCCAACGTGTGGATGCACACGGGCATGCTGCTCATCGACGGCGAGAAGATGAGCAAGAGCCTCGGCAACTTCTACACGCTCAAGGAGGTCCTGGACAAGTACCCGGCAGACGCCGTGCGCCTGCTCATGCTCCAGACCCACTACCGCTCGCCGCTCGACTTCTCGTTCGACCGCCTCGACGGCGCCGTGGGTACGCTCGAGCGCGTGCGCGGAACCGTCGCCAACCTGCGTTGGGCTGCCGAGAGCTCCTGCGAGAGCTCCCACGAGCTCAATGACGCAGACCGTGCGTTCGGCGCCGCCGTCGACGAGGCCTCGTCCGAGTTCACCCGCCAGATGGACGACGACTTCAACACCGCCGGCGCGCTTGCCGCGCTGTTCGGCCTCGTGACGAAGGCCAACACCTACCTGGACGAGGCGGGCGCCAACGCGTCGGGTGCCGTGGCGCTGCGTGCGTCGGACGCGCTCGTCGAGCTTCTTGGCGTCCTAGGCATCGAGTCCGTGCGTCCGAGCGCCTCCGAGCTGCCCCATGAGCTCGTGGAGCTCGCCGCCGCGCAGGCGGGATACGCCGGCGATGACGCCAACGAGGCCGCAGACGCCCTCGTAGCCGCCCGCGCCGAGGCCCGCGCCGCCAAGAACTGGGCCGTGGCCGACGCCATCCGCGACGGCATCGCCGCCCTGGGCCTCGTCGTCGAGGACACGGCCGCCGGTACCCGCATCAAGCCCGCGAAGGAGGCCTAG
- the cysE gene encoding serine O-acetyltransferase, translated as MFDHIREDIETFRAHDPAATSTISILLNSPGMRAIWAYRRQHWWWTHGHTLIARTLSTWSRHRFGVEIHPGATIGRRFVIDHGMGIVVGETTIIGDDCQLYQGVTLGGTGKQGGKRHPTLGNGVVVGVGASVLGNITLGDNVKVGGGAVVVRDVPADCTVVGIPGHVTTKGGVRVRSAAGERLTCLSMSDATTIDKVIHEREDVEHREYLPDPVDRTVDDLSAKVERLEKRIAELEAQLENKE; from the coding sequence ATGTTCGATCACATACGCGAGGACATCGAGACGTTCCGGGCGCATGACCCAGCGGCAACCTCGACGATCTCCATCCTTCTCAACTCGCCCGGCATGCGTGCCATCTGGGCGTATCGCCGTCAGCACTGGTGGTGGACGCACGGCCACACGCTCATCGCCCGCACGCTCTCCACGTGGAGCCGCCACCGCTTCGGCGTCGAGATTCACCCCGGCGCCACGATCGGCCGCCGCTTCGTCATCGACCACGGCATGGGCATCGTCGTGGGCGAGACCACCATCATCGGCGACGACTGCCAGCTCTACCAGGGCGTCACGCTCGGCGGCACCGGCAAGCAGGGCGGCAAGCGCCACCCAACGCTTGGCAACGGCGTCGTCGTGGGCGTGGGCGCCTCGGTGCTCGGCAACATCACGCTCGGGGACAACGTCAAGGTGGGCGGCGGCGCCGTGGTCGTCCGCGACGTCCCGGCAGACTGCACGGTCGTGGGCATCCCGGGACACGTCACCACAAAGGGCGGCGTGCGCGTGCGCTCCGCCGCGGGCGAGCGTCTCACCTGCCTGTCCATGAGCGACGCGACTACAATCGACAAGGTTATCCACGAGCGCGAGGACGTCGAGCACCGCGAGTACCTGCCCGACCCCGTCGACCGCACCGTCGATGACCTCTCGGCCAAGGTCGAGCGTCTCGAGAAGCGAATCGCCGAGCTGGAGGCCCAGCTCGAGAACAAGGAGTAG
- the ispF gene encoding 2-C-methyl-D-erythritol 2,4-cyclodiphosphate synthase has translation MLRIGHGYDVHKLVEGRDLILCGMRIPHRLGLLGHSDADVATHAVADAILGATRLGDLGKLFPDTDPAYAGADSLKLLEQVMRLARERGYELLDCDCTIAAQAPKLAPHREQMRENLAHALGVDTASVGVKATTTERLGFVGREEGMEAWAVCLMEYGR, from the coding sequence ATGCTGAGGATCGGCCACGGCTATGACGTCCACAAGCTCGTCGAGGGACGCGACCTCATCCTGTGCGGCATGAGGATTCCCCACAGGCTCGGCCTTCTCGGCCACTCGGACGCAGACGTCGCCACGCATGCCGTGGCGGACGCCATCCTGGGCGCTACGCGCCTGGGAGACCTCGGCAAGCTGTTCCCCGACACGGACCCGGCCTACGCCGGTGCTGACTCGCTCAAGCTGCTCGAGCAGGTCATGCGCCTTGCCCGCGAGCGCGGCTACGAGCTGCTCGACTGCGACTGTACCATCGCCGCCCAGGCCCCCAAGCTCGCCCCGCATCGCGAGCAGATGCGCGAGAACCTCGCGCACGCGCTTGGCGTGGACACGGCGAGCGTTGGGGTCAAGGCCACGACCACCGAGCGCCTCGGCTTCGTGGGGCGCGAGGAGGGCATGGAGGCCTGGGCGGTCTGCCTCATGGAATACGGCCGCTAG
- the ispD gene encoding 2-C-methyl-D-erythritol 4-phosphate cytidylyltransferase → MSAATHISTPDTCAVVAAGGLGLRFGDARGKQYVELCGLPVLDWSVAALDAAPSVGHIVIVCPHDRIGETRGIVDMISPSVPVTFVEGGATRQESCLAGIRAVPEGFPLVAIHDGARPLIKPETIEAVVARVRSDASLAGAICAHPSADTLKVVEDGIVQATPKRSRYWAVQTPQVFHTATVLAAHLAAAREGFVGTDDASLVERAGGRVAVVESPSDNMKVTVPEDRLPVEAILARRIERGDVPAAAREAVRPC, encoded by the coding sequence GTGTCTGCAGCCACGCACATCAGCACGCCCGACACCTGCGCCGTCGTGGCCGCGGGAGGTCTTGGCCTTCGCTTTGGCGACGCGCGAGGAAAGCAGTACGTCGAGCTGTGCGGCCTGCCCGTGCTCGACTGGTCCGTGGCGGCGCTTGACGCGGCCCCCTCGGTGGGCCACATCGTCATCGTCTGCCCGCACGACCGCATCGGTGAGACGCGCGGCATCGTGGACATGATCTCGCCGTCCGTCCCCGTCACCTTCGTCGAGGGTGGCGCCACGAGGCAGGAGTCGTGCCTCGCGGGCATCCGCGCCGTGCCGGAGGGCTTCCCGCTCGTCGCCATCCATGACGGGGCGCGCCCGCTCATCAAGCCCGAGACCATCGAGGCCGTCGTTGCGCGCGTACGCAGCGACGCCTCGCTTGCCGGCGCCATCTGCGCCCATCCCTCCGCCGACACACTCAAGGTCGTCGAGGACGGAATCGTGCAGGCCACGCCGAAGCGCTCGCGCTACTGGGCCGTCCAGACCCCGCAGGTGTTCCACACGGCCACCGTGCTTGCGGCGCACCTCGCTGCGGCTCGCGAGGGCTTTGTGGGCACAGATGACGCCTCGCTTGTTGAGCGTGCGGGCGGTCGCGTGGCGGTCGTGGAGAGCCCGAGCGACAACATGAAGGTCACGGTTCCCGAGGACCGCCTGCCCGTCGAGGCCATTCTCGCGCGCAGGATCGAGCGCGGCGACGTCCCGGCCGCCGCGAGGGAGGCGGTGCGCCCATGCTGA
- the disA gene encoding DNA integrity scanning diadenylate cyclase DisA, translating to MEPEPNTSATGDAAAPEAANAEKEPTIEERLEEAIAITAPGTAVRRALDMIIAGHLGALICVGDTDTVLSAGNDGFPLNISFTANRLFELSKMDGAIVVDRDLTQILRANFHLNPDPSLPTSETGMRHRTAARMSLLTKALVISVSERRQVVNLYVGGRSHQLRGVAELMTSASQLITTLQTTRQALDHALLRLTTLELDNYVTLADVTTILNYFETLMTAADEIDRCVVQLGSEGRTVEMQREQLVGDMESEYLLMIRDYARDSSEGNAEAIREKLHAADPSQWRSPKRVAKVLGYDDLREDSVMVPLGLRTLSRVSVVREGMADKIVDEYGNLRELMDDIEQNPSRLDDLGVKNPSILADSLYRMWGKKE from the coding sequence ATGGAGCCCGAGCCCAACACGAGTGCCACCGGGGACGCCGCCGCCCCCGAGGCCGCCAACGCTGAGAAGGAGCCAACGATCGAGGAACGTCTCGAGGAGGCCATCGCCATCACGGCTCCCGGCACCGCCGTGCGCCGCGCCCTCGACATGATCATCGCCGGCCACCTCGGCGCCCTCATCTGCGTGGGCGACACCGACACCGTGCTCTCCGCCGGCAACGACGGCTTCCCGCTCAACATCTCGTTCACGGCGAACCGCCTGTTCGAGCTCTCCAAGATGGACGGCGCCATCGTCGTGGACCGCGACCTCACGCAGATCCTTCGCGCCAACTTCCACCTCAACCCAGACCCGAGCCTTCCCACGAGCGAGACGGGCATGCGCCACCGCACGGCCGCGCGCATGAGCCTGCTCACGAAGGCCCTCGTCATCTCTGTCTCCGAGCGCCGCCAGGTCGTGAACCTCTACGTGGGCGGCCGCTCGCACCAGCTTCGCGGCGTGGCCGAGCTCATGACGAGCGCCTCGCAGCTCATCACGACGCTGCAGACCACGCGCCAGGCACTCGACCACGCGCTGCTTCGTCTCACCACGCTCGAGCTCGACAACTACGTCACGCTCGCCGACGTCACGACGATCCTCAACTACTTCGAGACCCTCATGACCGCCGCCGACGAGATAGACCGCTGCGTCGTGCAGCTTGGCAGCGAGGGCCGCACCGTCGAGATGCAGCGCGAGCAGCTCGTGGGAGACATGGAGTCCGAGTACCTGCTCATGATCCGCGACTACGCCCGCGACTCCTCGGAGGGCAACGCCGAGGCCATCCGCGAGAAGCTCCATGCCGCAGACCCGTCGCAGTGGCGCTCGCCCAAGCGCGTCGCCAAGGTCCTGGGCTACGACGACCTGCGCGAGGACAGCGTCATGGTCCCGCTCGGTCTGCGCACGCTCAGCCGCGTCTCCGTCGTCCGCGAGGGCATGGCCGACAAGATCGTGGACGAGTACGGCAACCTTCGCGAGCTCATGGACGACATCGAGCAGAACCCCTCGCGCCTCGATGACCTCGGCGTCAAGAACCCCTCCATCCTCGCGGACAGCCTGTACCGCATGTGGGGCAAGAAGGAGTAG
- a CDS encoding carbon starvation protein A produces MNGIVLMVVAAVVLFGGYMLYGRWLANKWGVDADAITPARRMEDGNAFSPASAFTVFSHQFSSICGAGPVTGTIVAMAFGWLPVVLWVLVGGIFFGAVHDFGALYASMKNNGKSLAQLIEKYIGKTGRRLFLLFCWLFCIIVIAAFTSMVCGTFKYTAAAEGGIDFTKSYAAGCAGTISILFTFVAIAFGWAQRKFNLKGATEFVVACVAIVAMFAVGMQFPLYLDLNQWIAVVMVYLVFAGAMPIQTLKQPRDYLTTIMMVTMIICAVLGICVLGAKGQATITAPMFTGFSTKSGMMFPVLFVSVACGALSGFHSLVSSGTSSKQVSNEKDAVKVGYGAMIVESFVGILAIIIAGIMFSDMNTAGTGALNVVDAAGNPVASTPFQIFAAGISRGMQAFGVDGTVATVFMTMNVSALALTSLDAVARIARTSFSEFFAQTNDALAIEDKSGAMKVLGNPWFATVVTLLPGLALTFGGYLAIWPLFGASNQLLGGMTMITLAVFCKCTGRKGAMLYVPVAFLLVCTFTSLAQSIMGCVTALSAGTAASVFNSVLQLFFAVLLVVLGLIVAVNCLKELFGKQASSLPDEEPEWTELGRQHVAEAAGKGAASGSAAADEA; encoded by the coding sequence GTGAACGGAATCGTTTTGATGGTGGTGGCCGCTGTGGTGCTCTTTGGCGGCTACATGCTGTACGGGCGTTGGCTCGCCAATAAGTGGGGCGTCGATGCGGACGCCATCACGCCCGCCCGCCGCATGGAGGATGGCAACGCCTTCTCCCCGGCCTCTGCATTCACCGTGTTCTCGCACCAGTTCAGCTCGATCTGCGGTGCCGGCCCCGTCACGGGCACGATCGTGGCCATGGCCTTCGGCTGGCTCCCGGTTGTCCTGTGGGTCCTCGTCGGCGGCATCTTCTTTGGTGCCGTGCATGACTTCGGCGCCCTGTACGCCTCGATGAAGAACAACGGCAAGTCGCTTGCCCAGCTCATCGAGAAGTACATCGGCAAGACCGGCCGTCGCCTGTTCCTGCTGTTCTGCTGGCTGTTCTGCATCATCGTCATCGCTGCCTTCACCTCCATGGTGTGCGGCACGTTCAAGTACACCGCGGCCGCCGAGGGTGGCATCGACTTCACGAAGTCCTACGCCGCCGGCTGCGCTGGCACGATCTCGATCCTGTTCACGTTCGTCGCCATCGCCTTCGGCTGGGCCCAGCGCAAGTTCAACCTCAAGGGTGCCACCGAGTTCGTCGTCGCCTGCGTTGCCATCGTCGCCATGTTCGCCGTGGGCATGCAGTTCCCGCTCTACCTCGACCTCAACCAGTGGATCGCCGTTGTCATGGTCTACCTGGTCTTCGCCGGCGCCATGCCCATCCAGACGCTGAAGCAGCCGCGCGATTACCTCACCACCATCATGATGGTCACCATGATCATCTGCGCCGTCCTGGGCATCTGCGTCCTCGGCGCCAAGGGCCAGGCCACGATCACGGCCCCGATGTTCACCGGCTTCTCCACGAAGTCCGGCATGATGTTCCCCGTCCTGTTCGTCTCCGTTGCCTGCGGCGCCCTCTCCGGCTTCCACAGCCTCGTGTCCTCCGGCACCTCCTCTAAGCAGGTCTCCAACGAGAAGGACGCCGTCAAGGTTGGCTACGGCGCCATGATCGTCGAGTCCTTCGTGGGCATCCTCGCCATCATCATCGCCGGCATCATGTTCTCCGACATGAACACCGCCGGCACCGGCGCCCTGAACGTCGTCGACGCTGCTGGCAACCCCGTTGCCTCCACGCCATTCCAGATCTTCGCCGCCGGCATCTCCCGCGGCATGCAGGCCTTCGGTGTCGACGGCACCGTCGCCACAGTCTTCATGACCATGAACGTCTCGGCCCTGGCCCTCACCTCGCTTGACGCCGTGGCCCGCATCGCCCGCACGTCCTTCTCCGAGTTCTTCGCTCAGACCAACGACGCCCTCGCCATCGAGGACAAGTCCGGCGCCATGAAGGTCCTCGGCAACCCCTGGTTCGCCACGGTCGTCACGCTGCTCCCGGGCCTCGCCCTCACCTTCGGCGGCTACCTGGCCATCTGGCCGCTCTTCGGTGCCTCCAACCAGCTGCTCGGTGGCATGACGATGATCACGCTCGCCGTGTTCTGCAAGTGCACTGGCCGCAAGGGCGCCATGCTCTACGTGCCCGTCGCGTTCCTGCTCGTCTGCACCTTCACCTCGCTGGCCCAGAGCATCATGGGCTGCGTGACCGCGCTGTCCGCCGGCACCGCCGCCTCCGTGTTCAACTCCGTCCTGCAGCTCTTCTTCGCCGTCCTGCTCGTGGTCCTCGGCCTCATCGTTGCCGTGAACTGCCTCAAGGAGCTCTTCGGCAAGCAGGCCAGCTCCCTGCCCGACGAGGAGCCCGAGTGGACCGAGCTTGGCCGTCAGCATGTCGCCGAGGCCGCCGGCAAGGGTGCCGCTTCCGGCTCCGCCGCTGCCGACGAGGCCTAA